In Candidatus Paceibacterota bacterium, a single window of DNA contains:
- a CDS encoding AAA family ATPase — protein MTQRDALNILKSGKNVFITGPAGSGKTFVVNEYIRYLKEHDVPIGITASTGIAATHMGGVTIHSWTGIGIKDRLSLDEIEEIGQKGYVKNKLLEAKVLIIDEVSMLHHFRLDIVDSVLKHVRKSEEPFGGLQVVLCGDFFQLPPVSRMGEPEARFIYNSDSWKEAGFVVCYLHENFRQNNDPILAILNEIRSGKVSSKAREQLKSRHVKDASHVKGLGNFGDDEEANYSGLDEANYNQEENSYESVIDLTVREDFSGERGLSGKEKNETTPPGGEGVPNQTGIEPTRLYTHNLDVDSVNGRELNKVQANEIVYEMTSKGRRPLVETLKKTCLAPEILRLRKGARVMCVKNNFEKGYVNGTLGVVVSCAPDSDPVIRTAVSPDFPEGRLITIERANWQIADDGKLLAEISQYPLRLAWAITVHKSQGMSLDAIEVDLSKAFEPGMGYVALSRVRTLAGLSILGFSENALQVHREVLEHDKHFRELSDKAERILEYTDEKDITQKQNEFLAKVAPLHAIKKDKNGKKIKPPKLSTYDKTALLIKAEKTVREIAKERGLEEETVINQIESLLAGGKGVKETLNLSEVMYLKKEISPIHFKKLEKALEEVSAKQGNDRPPFLSPIKSKVGFNISWNEIKLARILLGYIRKI, from the coding sequence ATGACCCAACGCGATGCACTTAACATCCTGAAATCGGGTAAGAATGTTTTTATCACTGGACCAGCTGGTAGTGGTAAGACTTTTGTCGTGAATGAGTATATTAGATATTTGAAAGAGCATGATGTTCCGATAGGTATAACCGCTTCAACTGGTATTGCAGCAACTCATATGGGTGGGGTGACTATTCATTCTTGGACGGGAATAGGTATCAAGGACAGGCTTTCTCTGGACGAAATAGAAGAGATCGGTCAGAAAGGTTATGTGAAGAATAAGCTTCTGGAGGCAAAAGTTCTTATCATTGACGAGGTCTCTATGTTGCATCATTTTCGTCTGGATATTGTAGATAGTGTTTTGAAGCACGTCAGGAAATCGGAAGAGCCTTTTGGTGGTTTACAAGTTGTTTTGTGTGGTGATTTTTTCCAGCTTCCACCAGTCAGTAGGATGGGCGAACCTGAAGCACGATTTATTTATAATTCTGATTCTTGGAAAGAAGCCGGCTTCGTCGTCTGTTATTTACATGAAAATTTCCGTCAGAATAATGATCCGATTCTTGCGATATTAAATGAGATCAGGTCGGGTAAGGTTTCTAGTAAGGCTCGTGAGCAGTTGAAGAGTCGTCATGTGAAGGATGCAAGTCATGTAAAAGGTCTTGGTAATTTTGGCGATGACGAAGAAGCTAACTATAGTGGGTTAGATGAGGCCAATTACAACCAAGAAGAAAACAGTTATGAGTCGGTAATTGATTTGACGGTAAGGGAGGATTTTTCGGGCGAGCGGGGTCTCTCTGGTAAAGAAAAGAATGAGACCACCCCCCCTGGGGGGGAGGGGGTACCAAATCAAACTGGTATTGAACCAACCCGTCTCTACACGCACAACCTTGATGTTGATTCCGTTAATGGTAGAGAGCTCAACAAAGTTCAAGCCAATGAAATCGTTTATGAAATGACTTCAAAGGGAAGGAGACCACTCGTTGAAACATTGAAGAAAACTTGTTTGGCTCCAGAAATCTTGCGTCTGCGAAAGGGTGCCAGAGTGATGTGTGTAAAAAATAATTTTGAAAAAGGATACGTCAACGGAACTCTCGGCGTCGTCGTCTCTTGTGCACCAGACTCAGATCCGGTCATCAGAACAGCTGTTTCTCCAGATTTTCCTGAAGGAAGACTTATAACAATAGAGCGTGCCAACTGGCAGATTGCTGATGATGGTAAACTTTTGGCTGAAATAAGTCAGTATCCTTTGCGTTTGGCTTGGGCTATTACGGTTCACAAGAGTCAGGGTATGAGTTTGGATGCTATAGAAGTGGATCTTTCCAAAGCTTTTGAACCAGGAATGGGATACGTTGCTCTTTCTCGAGTTCGTACTTTAGCAGGACTTTCCATTCTTGGATTTAGTGAGAATGCCCTTCAAGTTCATCGTGAGGTTTTGGAGCACGATAAACATTTTAGAGAGTTATCGGATAAAGCGGAGAGAATTCTTGAATATACGGATGAGAAAGATATTACTCAAAAGCAAAATGAATTCTTGGCAAAAGTGGCACCTTTGCATGCAATAAAGAAAGATAAAAATGGCAAAAAGATTAAACCACCGAAACTCTCAACTTATGATAAAACTGCTCTTTTGATCAAAGCCGAAAAGACTGTAAGAGAAATTGCTAAGGAGAGGGGTTTGGAAGAAGAAACTGTCATCAATCAAATAGAAAGTTTGCTCGCTGGTGGTAAGGGTGTAAAAGAAACTTTGAATCTAAGCGAGGTTATGTATTTGAAAAAAGAAATATCACCAATTCATTTTAAAAAATTGGAGAAAGCTTTGGAAGAAGTTTCAGCGAAGCAGGGTAATGACAGACCACCATTTTTGTCTCCTATAAAATCAAAAGTTGGTTTCAACATTTCTTGGAATGAAATCAAATTGGCTAGAATATTACTTGGTTATATAAGGAAGATTTGA
- a CDS encoding ABC transporter substrate-binding protein: MNKKILWVIGIVVVVVIVVASIRGANNNTDTIKIGFIGPLTGDAALYGEPAKNIIQMAIDEINEKGGINGQQIQFIPEDGKCNGKDAVSAAQKLINIDKVQVILGGFCSSESMAIVPVATDAKVTLFSYASSNPSLTGISPFFVRDYPSDSSQGEVLARIAYNDKRWRKVAFIQEQTDYSAGIFKAFSDRFQKDGGVVIKEEYSSNTNDFRSILAKLRDSNSDALFIDPQTPASAVRIITQMSQMNWKPALIANDILSDPNVFPENFSFFNGAIGAKFDASLTSSKSLSFIDAYKKKYGSEPPYLSYAETEYDSVYIVKDAILNVGNNGENIANWLRTSVVDWEGASGKITILSNGDRDGGHTPFVIKDATISPYIK, encoded by the coding sequence ATGAACAAAAAGATTTTATGGGTAATCGGTATCGTTGTTGTGGTGGTGATAGTTGTCGCTTCAATACGAGGTGCTAATAACAATACTGATACTATCAAAATAGGGTTTATTGGACCATTAACTGGAGATGCTGCTTTATACGGTGAGCCAGCAAAAAATATTATCCAAATGGCCATTGATGAGATAAATGAAAAAGGAGGAATTAACGGTCAACAGATTCAGTTTATACCAGAAGATGGAAAATGTAATGGTAAAGACGCTGTTAGTGCTGCCCAGAAGTTGATTAATATTGATAAAGTACAAGTAATCTTGGGAGGTTTTTGTAGTAGTGAATCAATGGCGATTGTTCCTGTAGCTACTGACGCAAAAGTTACTCTTTTTTCTTATGCTTCTAGTAATCCTAGTTTGACAGGGATAAGTCCGTTTTTTGTTAGAGATTACCCAAGCGATTCTTCTCAAGGTGAGGTGTTAGCTCGAATTGCTTATAATGATAAAAGATGGAGAAAAGTTGCCTTTATTCAAGAACAAACTGATTACTCGGCTGGGATATTTAAAGCATTTAGTGATAGATTTCAAAAAGATGGTGGAGTTGTTATAAAAGAGGAGTATTCTAGTAATACTAATGATTTTCGATCCATATTGGCCAAATTAAGAGATTCTAATTCAGACGCTTTATTTATTGATCCTCAAACACCAGCATCAGCTGTTAGGATTATTACCCAAATGAGCCAAATGAACTGGAAACCAGCTTTGATAGCTAACGATATCTTATCTGACCCAAACGTGTTCCCAGAAAATTTCTCATTTTTTAATGGTGCTATTGGTGCAAAGTTTGATGCAAGTCTAACTAGTTCAAAATCGTTATCGTTTATAGATGCTTATAAGAAAAAGTATGGCAGTGAACCACCGTATTTGAGTTATGCAGAGACAGAATATGATTCAGTTTATATTGTAAAAGATGCAATATTGAATGTGGGAAATAATGGAGAGAATATCGCTAATTGGTTGAGGACTTCTGTTGTCGATTGGGAAGGTGCATCTGGCAAAATTACAATTTTATCAAATGGAGATAGAGATGGTGGACATACTCCTTTTGTAATAAAAGATGCGACAATATCACCATATATAAAATAG
- a CDS encoding branched-chain amino acid ABC transporter permease, which translates to MEYFIHLAILISIYAILGLSLNLVVGFTGLLSITQAAFYGIGAYTTAILLTSSGMNFFVALVIGMIITAVCSFVIGFVLSKFKDDYYALGSFGFNVIIYSIFLNWQSLTRGPLGIPGIPRPSLFGFTFSENLSFLILSVVFLALIYFICQFITTSSFGRVLKAIREDEEAISVFGYRTLWYKLAIFVIGAMMASVAGALFASYITFVDPSTFTLTESIFILAIIILGGLANNKGAVIGAICLILLPEILRFVGFPNDIAAQMRQVTYGVILILLMLYRPQGLVGEYRL; encoded by the coding sequence ATGGAATATTTCATTCATCTAGCAATACTTATAAGCATTTACGCCATCCTAGGTCTGTCTTTGAACTTGGTTGTTGGATTTACGGGTTTACTTTCAATAACTCAAGCTGCTTTCTACGGTATTGGTGCTTATACGACGGCGATACTACTCACGAGCTCGGGTATGAATTTCTTTGTAGCTTTGGTTATTGGAATGATTATTACAGCAGTCTGTAGTTTTGTAATCGGTTTTGTTTTATCAAAATTCAAAGACGACTATTATGCTCTAGGTTCTTTTGGTTTCAATGTGATCATCTATAGTATCTTTTTGAATTGGCAATCCTTGACTCGTGGTCCACTCGGGATTCCGGGTATTCCACGACCATCTCTTTTTGGTTTTACATTTTCTGAAAATTTATCATTCCTCATACTTTCTGTAGTCTTCCTTGCCCTTATTTATTTCATTTGCCAATTTATAACCACTTCATCTTTCGGGCGTGTGCTCAAAGCTATTCGTGAAGATGAAGAAGCAATATCAGTCTTTGGTTATCGTACACTTTGGTACAAGCTAGCTATTTTCGTTATTGGTGCCATGATGGCTTCGGTTGCGGGTGCGCTCTTTGCAAGTTACATAACTTTTGTTGACCCCTCAACTTTCACTTTGACCGAATCAATCTTTATTCTAGCAATTATTATTTTGGGTGGTTTGGCGAATAATAAAGGAGCTGTCATAGGAGCTATTTGTCTCATTCTTCTTCCTGAAATCTTACGTTTTGTCGGTTTTCCCAATGATATTGCAGCACAGATGCGACAGGTGACTTATGGCGTGATTTTGATACTATTAATGTTATACAGGCCACAAGGGCTGGTGGGGGAGTATAGGTTGTAA
- a CDS encoding ABC transporter substrate-binding protein, whose translation MKNKIFIWIGVIVVIFVVVLVVILSSGNNSNAKTIKIGVSAAMTGSAAYIGESYTTGLKAAQQEINAQGGINGKPVELLIEDNKNDAQEGITVFRKLELQKPDLFITTMSTPSVPVSPLVQQSGIPLFVSVVFADIVSKNENSISFFPTPNNDAHATVQDMVINHVNKIGVLYLNSEYGQAGLASFLKEAAQNNISVISQEAFLNGVTDYSTPLAKVLATKPQAVYIIAVASTPVIKQVKVMNSSVVIYTNLLPVFGNLVNQDKSTFEGVHLTASPVSIPGTAEYNQIRNQLKGVDPANTLGYTAIGYDNLYSIKAVLTKDPNVKNFVQTFSQIGPFGGIGGSFVLDSRDVGMVLYPVIFKNGVIQEVK comes from the coding sequence ATGAAAAATAAAATATTCATATGGATTGGAGTCATTGTTGTGATTTTTGTTGTAGTCTTGGTTGTTATTTTATCTTCAGGTAATAATAGTAATGCAAAAACTATTAAAATTGGAGTATCAGCCGCAATGACAGGATCAGCGGCATATATTGGTGAATCCTATACGACTGGTCTTAAAGCAGCACAACAGGAAATCAATGCCCAAGGCGGCATAAATGGAAAGCCGGTTGAGCTTCTGATTGAAGACAATAAGAACGATGCACAAGAAGGCATAACTGTCTTTAGAAAATTGGAATTGCAAAAACCTGATCTATTCATAACCACAATGTCCACGCCAAGTGTCCCAGTTTCGCCACTAGTGCAACAGTCAGGGATTCCTCTGTTTGTATCAGTTGTCTTTGCAGATATAGTATCTAAAAATGAAAATTCGATTAGCTTTTTTCCGACGCCAAATAATGATGCACATGCAACTGTTCAAGACATGGTTATAAATCATGTAAATAAAATTGGAGTGTTGTATTTAAATTCCGAATATGGTCAGGCTGGTCTGGCATCCTTCTTGAAAGAAGCCGCACAAAATAATATTAGTGTCATAAGTCAGGAGGCTTTCTTAAATGGTGTTACAGATTATTCGACACCATTAGCGAAGGTGTTAGCGACAAAACCTCAAGCTGTTTATATTATAGCCGTCGCTTCAACTCCTGTTATAAAGCAAGTGAAGGTGATGAATTCATCAGTTGTTATATATACGAATCTGTTACCAGTATTCGGAAATCTAGTCAATCAAGATAAGAGTACTTTTGAAGGTGTTCACCTAACGGCATCTCCAGTTTCGATTCCTGGTACAGCAGAATATAATCAGATCAGAAATCAACTTAAGGGTGTTGATCCAGCCAATACACTTGGATATACTGCCATTGGCTACGATAATCTCTACTCTATAAAAGCAGTTCTCACCAAAGACCCAAATGTAAAAAACTTTGTTCAAACATTTTCGCAAATTGGACCATTTGGTGGTATTGGTGGATCTTTTGTCCTAGATAGCAGAGATGTAGGGATGGTTCTTTATCCGGTCATATTCAAGAACGGTGTCATTCAAGAGGTAAAATAA
- a CDS encoding ABC transporter substrate-binding protein: MKKSTKTILWAIGIVVVVIVVASIRGADNNAGNIKIGFIGSLTGDASSLGQASKSAVEIAVDEVNKSGGINGRSIQVIYEDGKCLATSALSAGQKLVNFDKVIAIIGGLCSSETSSFIKIASDAKIPVISYCSSAPSLSQSGPYFFRTYPSDSYQGKFAAEYAYNTLQVRSVAVLYHLSDWGTGIKDVFVKRFTELGGKVVGVEGTLQEVRDYKTQLTKIKSANPDYIYMAMYAEGSLVAVQQIQDLGIKTKLLGTDSWNDSKFVSGVNKNADILYAGSTGNSNEVFQSKFIAFTGEKQVPICAPQAYDAVTALVLAIKQVGTDANKLPQAIRSQNFQGVTGQVSFDGNGDITSVGYVVKRIKDGQIIQIQ, encoded by the coding sequence ATGAAAAAATCAACAAAAACAATATTATGGGCAATCGGTATTGTTGTGGTGGTGATAGTTGTTGCTTCAATACGAGGGGCTGATAACAATGCTGGTAATATTAAGATAGGGTTTATTGGCTCATTGACTGGAGATGCATCCTCTCTTGGTCAGGCAAGTAAATCAGCTGTTGAAATTGCAGTTGATGAAGTTAATAAATCGGGTGGAATTAATGGTCGTTCAATACAGGTTATATATGAAGACGGAAAATGTTTGGCCACTTCAGCGTTAAGTGCAGGACAAAAATTAGTTAATTTTGATAAAGTCATAGCGATTATCGGTGGTTTATGTTCTAGCGAGACATCTTCATTTATAAAGATCGCAAGTGATGCAAAGATACCCGTAATCTCATATTGTTCGTCTGCACCTTCGTTGAGTCAATCTGGTCCATATTTTTTTAGGACGTATCCATCAGATTCATATCAGGGTAAATTTGCGGCTGAGTATGCATACAATACTCTTCAGGTTAGAAGTGTTGCGGTCCTCTATCATCTTTCAGATTGGGGTACAGGTATCAAAGATGTGTTCGTTAAAAGGTTTACTGAGCTTGGAGGAAAGGTCGTCGGTGTTGAAGGAACGTTACAGGAAGTTCGTGATTATAAGACTCAGTTGACGAAGATTAAATCAGCTAATCCAGATTATATCTATATGGCTATGTACGCAGAAGGATCTTTGGTAGCTGTTCAGCAAATACAGGATCTTGGTATCAAAACAAAATTACTTGGGACTGATTCATGGAATGATTCAAAATTCGTAAGTGGTGTAAATAAAAATGCAGATATTTTATATGCAGGTTCAACCGGTAATTCAAATGAAGTGTTTCAGAGTAAATTCATTGCTTTTACTGGAGAAAAACAGGTTCCAATCTGTGCACCTCAAGCCTATGATGCTGTAACTGCATTGGTATTGGCAATCAAGCAAGTTGGCACTGATGCGAATAAATTACCACAAGCTATAAGAAGTCAAAATTTCCAAGGGGTTACTGGACAAGTCTCGTTTGATGGAAATGGTGATATTACAAGTGTCGGATATGTGGTTAAGAGAATCAAGGATGGGCAGATAATTCAAATTCAGTAA
- a CDS encoding SET domain-containing protein, protein MKRIISHQFLKKRKSDIHGLGIFTSKQIDVGEVFYIIPLDKIVNNPIPRYACIGANEFVCDEIVINWVNHSCNPNTSFEISTERPHLKALRSISVTEEITLDYDKTEVNGSLVKCTCKDSNCRGFFLRRE, encoded by the coding sequence ATGAAGAGAATAATCAGTCATCAGTTTTTGAAAAAAAGAAAAAGTGATATTCATGGTCTAGGAATATTTACCAGTAAACAGATTGATGTTGGTGAAGTTTTTTACATTATCCCGTTAGACAAAATTGTAAATAATCCAATTCCTAGATATGCTTGTATAGGAGCGAATGAGTTTGTGTGTGATGAGATTGTTATTAATTGGGTTAATCACTCTTGTAATCCTAATACTTCATTTGAAATCTCAACTGAGAGACCACATTTAAAAGCTTTAAGAAGTATATCAGTAACGGAAGAGATAACTTTAGACTACGATAAAACTGAAGTTAATGGTTCTTTAGTAAAATGTACTTGTAAAGATTCAAATTGTAGAGGCTTCTTTTTAAGAAGGGAATGA
- a CDS encoding M48 family metallopeptidase codes for MPTFLIEKFVSSKSDWITKKLDYFKKHPVSPERLLLNNLGRKDFKLQKERALKLVTERLEHFNHYYKFTYHKITIRNQKSRWGSCSHRGNINFNYKIVFLKPEIQDYIVVHELCHLKEMNHSKNFWNLVAEEVPRHKELRRVLKGL; via the coding sequence ATGCCTACTTTTTTGATTGAAAAATTTGTCTCAAGCAAGAGTGATTGGATTACAAAAAAGTTGGATTATTTCAAAAAACACCCAGTATCGCCAGAGAGATTACTTTTGAATAATTTGGGTCGCAAAGACTTCAAACTTCAAAAAGAAAGAGCTTTGAAATTGGTAACCGAAAGGTTGGAACATTTCAATCATTATTATAAATTTACGTATCACAAAATCACGATTAGGAATCAAAAATCTAGATGGGGTAGTTGCTCACACCGCGGTAATATCAATTTCAATTACAAAATCGTCTTTTTGAAACCAGAGATACAAGACTATATTGTTGTTCACGAGCTGTGCCACCTCAAAGAGATGAACCATTCAAAGAACTTTTGGAATCTGGTCGCGGAAGAAGTGCCGAGACATAAGGAGTTGAGGAGGGTGTTGAAGGGGTTGTAA
- a CDS encoding ABC transporter substrate-binding protein, which yields MNKKIWWAIGIVVVVILILVVSLRPVQNGEINIGLISPLTGSAASYGEPAMQSALIAQNEINQSGGILGKKVNLIVEDGKCDGTTAATVASKLINVNKVSVILGGHCSTETLAIAPIVEKAKVVIIASITSSPAVTNAGQYIFRNSPSSEFYTAKSADYAYSKGYRKVAALYENKDFPVGVYKAFLAEFTKLGGQVVSDDAFNSDVNDLRSYILKMNKEKPDAIMFASQGAGASVTFYKQMKELGFLDKYPIIAGAQSVSPAINTQTGGLLNNPNIFTTDAFTDPTSTKTATFIKTYISAYKQLPPTNIAYLATSYDAVYLIKEAMESCKSSVDTVCIRDYLGSLKDWNGTAGLLTLGTNSNPITPIGLHYFDSTGKEMWQELK from the coding sequence ATGAATAAAAAAATTTGGTGGGCAATCGGTATCGTCGTTGTAGTCATACTAATACTTGTAGTGTCACTAAGGCCTGTTCAAAATGGCGAAATCAACATTGGCCTCATCTCACCACTAACTGGATCTGCTGCAAGTTACGGAGAACCAGCAATGCAATCAGCTCTTATTGCACAAAATGAGATCAATCAGAGTGGGGGAATCCTTGGAAAGAAAGTGAATCTGATTGTTGAAGATGGTAAATGTGATGGTACAACAGCAGCTACCGTTGCAAGTAAGCTTATCAACGTTAATAAAGTTAGTGTAATCCTTGGTGGGCATTGCAGTACAGAAACTCTTGCGATTGCACCAATAGTTGAAAAAGCAAAGGTGGTAATCATTGCTTCTATAACATCATCTCCTGCGGTGACAAATGCCGGTCAGTATATTTTTAGGAATTCTCCTTCAAGCGAATTTTATACTGCCAAATCTGCAGACTACGCATATTCAAAAGGCTACCGTAAAGTAGCAGCACTTTATGAAAATAAAGATTTTCCAGTAGGTGTCTACAAAGCATTCTTGGCTGAATTTACTAAACTGGGCGGGCAGGTCGTATCAGACGATGCTTTCAATTCTGATGTAAATGATTTGCGTTCATATATTCTAAAAATGAATAAGGAAAAGCCAGATGCAATAATGTTTGCCTCTCAAGGTGCTGGTGCGAGCGTTACATTCTATAAACAGATGAAAGAACTTGGTTTTCTTGATAAATATCCAATAATCGCTGGAGCTCAATCTGTATCACCAGCTATTAATACGCAGACTGGAGGATTATTAAATAATCCGAATATATTCACAACAGATGCTTTTACTGATCCTACAAGCACAAAGACTGCCACTTTCATAAAAACTTATATATCAGCTTACAAACAATTACCACCTACCAATATTGCATATTTGGCTACGTCATACGATGCTGTGTACTTAATAAAAGAAGCCATGGAATCGTGTAAGAGTTCTGTAGACACTGTGTGTATCAGAGATTATCTCGGTAGTCTAAAAGATTGGAATGGTACAGCTGGATTGCTTACACTTGGCACGAATAGTAATCCTATTACACCAATAGGTCTTCATTATTTTGATAGTACAGGTAAAGAGATGTGGCAGGAGTTGAAGTAG
- a CDS encoding ABC transporter ATP-binding protein — MSILSTQRLTKHFDGVYAVNKLSISFEAGKITGIIGPNGSGKSTLVNTLTGIIPIDSGEILVVGAERLQKVHAHEVPLLGITRTFQDVKLFEQMPVIDNILVVLTERSIWKSLFEKHGAFHLEKAEEVLKKVGLWEKRNELAKNLSYGQRKLLEIARVSAMIHCGVGDINIIFLDEPFAGLFPEMIKIVTGVMKEFRDQGKAVILIEHNMDLIRELSDYIYVLDSGELLAEGKPADVLVRKDVVEAYLGE, encoded by the coding sequence ATGTCTATCTTATCCACCCAGAGACTAACCAAGCACTTTGACGGAGTCTACGCAGTCAACAAACTGTCTATCTCTTTTGAAGCTGGGAAAATCACAGGTATCATAGGTCCAAATGGTTCTGGTAAATCTACGCTGGTGAATACTTTGACTGGAATTATTCCGATCGATTCTGGTGAGATTTTGGTTGTTGGTGCAGAAAGATTGCAGAAAGTACATGCACATGAAGTTCCATTGCTCGGTATAACGAGGACGTTTCAAGATGTGAAGTTATTTGAGCAAATGCCAGTCATAGATAATATTCTAGTTGTACTCACAGAGCGAAGTATTTGGAAATCATTATTTGAGAAACATGGAGCTTTTCATTTGGAAAAGGCTGAGGAAGTTTTGAAGAAAGTTGGCCTATGGGAAAAGCGAAATGAGCTAGCCAAAAATCTTTCATATGGTCAACGTAAACTCCTAGAGATTGCCCGTGTATCGGCAATGATCCATTGTGGTGTTGGTGATATAAATATTATATTTTTAGATGAACCATTTGCTGGGCTTTTTCCAGAGATGATAAAGATTGTAACTGGTGTTATGAAAGAATTTCGTGATCAAGGTAAAGCGGTCATTTTGATAGAACATAATATGGATCTCATTCGTGAATTGTCTGATTATATTTATGTACTAGATTCTGGTGAGCTTCTAGCTGAGGGTAAGCCTGCTGATGTTTTGGTACGTAAGGATGTGGTGGAGG
- a CDS encoding branched-chain amino acid ABC transporter permease translates to MDILPQLILNSIIAGAIYAMIALGFNLIYGTTKFFDLGYGALAAIGGYSVFYFYKTLGLDLYISIIVGVLIAGTIGLVTYKFVYSPLRKRKSSGMVLLVSALGVLTALQAIVAILFTSQFQTLSKGAGSEHIFNILGGVITQTQLVTLIIGLVIMTAIALVFKYTLFGKAVKAIGDDEEVSKIVGINTEKIIGWVFFIGSAIGGLAGILIGFDTGIEPTMGMSLLLKGVIACIIGGIGNVYGGVIGAFLLAFIENFGIWQISGEWKDAIAFGVLILFLLFRPQGILKR, encoded by the coding sequence ATGGACATCCTTCCTCAACTTATCTTAAACAGCATTATCGCCGGAGCAATATACGCCATGATTGCTCTTGGTTTCAATCTTATATATGGTACAACCAAATTCTTTGATCTAGGTTATGGCGCACTTGCTGCTATTGGCGGTTACTCAGTTTTTTACTTTTACAAGACATTAGGTCTGGATTTATATATCTCAATCATTGTCGGTGTTCTCATAGCTGGAACTATCGGTCTTGTTACATACAAATTTGTCTACTCACCACTTCGTAAACGCAAATCATCAGGTATGGTTCTTCTGGTTTCTGCGTTGGGAGTACTGACCGCTTTGCAAGCAATCGTGGCAATATTATTTACTAGTCAATTCCAAACCTTATCCAAAGGTGCTGGTTCTGAACATATTTTTAATATTTTAGGTGGTGTCATCACTCAGACACAACTCGTAACTCTTATTATTGGATTGGTGATCATGACAGCGATAGCTTTGGTTTTCAAATACACACTCTTTGGTAAAGCAGTGAAAGCTATAGGTGACGACGAAGAAGTCTCAAAGATTGTTGGTATCAATACAGAAAAGATTATTGGTTGGGTATTTTTTATTGGTTCAGCTATCGGTGGTTTGGCTGGAATACTCATAGGATTTGATACGGGTATAGAACCAACTATGGGTATGTCATTACTTTTGAAAGGTGTTATCGCTTGCATTATAGGTGGTATCGGAAATGTTTATGGTGGTGTGATAGGAGCATTTCTCCTAGCTTTCATAGAGAATTTTGGTATCTGGCAAATTTCTGGAGAATGGAAAGATGCAATCGCTTTTGGTGTACTTATTTTGTTTTTGTTATTTAGACCGCAGGGGATATTAAAGAGATAG
- a CDS encoding nucleotidyltransferase family protein, protein MLIADIKDKLQPIFESFGVSYAAIFGSISRGEDRPNSDVDILVRLGKPMGMFSYMKLIHTIESILGRKVDMVTEQSLNKHVRPYIMPELKTIYER, encoded by the coding sequence ATGCTTATAGCAGATATAAAGGATAAATTGCAACCCATTTTCGAATCTTTCGGTGTTTCTTACGCTGCTATTTTCGGTTCTATTTCTCGTGGAGAAGATCGTCCAAATAGTGATGTGGATATTCTTGTTCGGTTAGGAAAGCCGATGGGTATGTTTTCGTATATGAAACTTATTCATACCATTGAGTCCATTCTTGGACGTAAAGTTGATATGGTTACGGAACAAAGTCTCAACAAGCACGTCCGACCATATATCATGCCAGAATTAAAGACTATTTATGAAAGATGA